A DNA window from Brenneria izadpanahii contains the following coding sequences:
- the azuC gene encoding stress response protein AzuC — translation MRNLLKKVLKAYINAYKDVPPGAIH, via the coding sequence ATGCGTAATCTATTGAAGAAAGTCCTGAAGGCCTACATCAATGCATATAAAGATGTCCCGCCGGGAGCAATCCACTAA
- a CDS encoding multidrug efflux MFS transporter: METWKLNLFSAWLGCFFTGLAMSQILPFLPLYIEQLGVHSHESLSLWSGIIFSSSFMVSAIVAPLWGSLADRKGRKLMLLRAALGMSIVMALQGLATNVWQLFFLRSMMGLTSGFIPNAMALIASQVPREKSGWALGTLSTGQISGVILGPLLGGFMADYIGLRIVFFVTAGMLFTSFLITLFAIKENVIKVSKANRLSGKAVFTTLPYPMLIVGLFITTMMIQLANGSINPILTLFIRDLAPDSNNIAFISGVIASVPGVSALLAAPRLGRLGDRIGAHRILIAALAFSVLLFCLMSVIQTPIQLGILRFMLGFADGALMPAVQALLVKYSSQQVTGRIFGYNQSFMYLGNVAGPLIGSSVSAMAGFRWVFLTTAFLVLCNAIQIALNFRRVAKKA; the protein is encoded by the coding sequence ATGGAAACCTGGAAACTCAACTTATTCTCTGCCTGGCTGGGATGTTTTTTTACCGGCCTGGCCATGAGTCAGATATTGCCTTTTCTACCGCTGTACATAGAGCAACTCGGCGTACATTCACATGAGTCATTAAGCCTCTGGTCGGGGATTATTTTCAGCTCTTCATTTATGGTTTCCGCGATTGTCGCGCCGCTATGGGGGAGCCTGGCCGACAGAAAAGGGCGCAAGCTGATGCTGCTGCGCGCGGCGCTCGGCATGTCCATCGTCATGGCGCTGCAAGGCCTTGCCACCAACGTATGGCAGCTATTTTTTCTGCGTTCCATGATGGGTCTGACGTCAGGTTTTATTCCTAACGCCATGGCGTTGATCGCCTCGCAAGTACCGCGCGAAAAGAGCGGCTGGGCGCTAGGCACTCTGTCTACCGGACAAATTTCCGGGGTGATACTCGGTCCGCTGCTCGGCGGATTTATGGCCGACTATATCGGCCTGCGCATCGTATTTTTCGTTACGGCCGGAATGCTGTTCACCAGCTTTTTGATTACGCTTTTCGCGATTAAAGAAAACGTTATCAAAGTCAGCAAAGCAAATCGCCTGAGCGGGAAAGCGGTGTTTACCACCCTGCCCTACCCGATGTTGATCGTGGGTCTGTTTATCACGACCATGATGATCCAACTGGCAAACGGCTCCATCAACCCGATTTTGACGCTGTTCATCCGCGACCTTGCGCCCGACAGCAATAATATCGCCTTTATCAGCGGCGTTATCGCCTCCGTTCCCGGCGTATCGGCCCTGTTGGCCGCCCCTCGCCTCGGCCGGCTGGGCGATCGCATCGGCGCGCACCGCATACTGATCGCCGCCCTGGCGTTCAGCGTTCTGCTGTTTTGCTTAATGTCGGTGATTCAAACGCCAATCCAGCTCGGCATACTGCGGTTTATGCTGGGATTTGCCGATGGCGCGCTGATGCCCGCGGTACAGGCTCTGCTGGTGAAATACAGCAGCCAACAGGTAACCGGCCGCATCTTTGGCTATAATCAATCATTCATGTATTTGGGGAATGTCGCCGGTCCGCTCATTGGCTCAAGCGTTTCAGCCATGGCGGGCTTCCGCTGGGTCTTTCTGACGACCGCCTTTCTGGTGCTGTGTAACGCCATACAGATCGCATTAAACTTCCGTCGGGTAGCTAAAAAAGCCTGA